The Desulfonauticus submarinus genome includes the window TAATATTGCAGAGGTAAGACCTTTAGAAGGAAGACTTATACTTGCTCATTGTCCTGCAAAATTAAAAGAAAATAATCACTTCTGTGCTAAAATAATAGAAGAACAAAAAGAACTTCTTTTAAATTATTTATGTGATTGTCTTCAAAAAGGAATCTCTAAAAAAGAATTTAAAAAAGTTCCTGTTATAGAAACATCACTTGTACTTCTATGCTTTATAAATGGATTATTTCGCAAAAAACTTTTTGAAGCAGAAGAAAACCATGCTTATGAAGAAGTTGCCATCTCGTTTTGTCGTAATAGTCTTCTAAATACTTAACCAACGCTTTTAAAATTCAAAATCAACTCCATCCTCTCTTACTAAAATAGCCATCTCCTTACTCTTAATTCAAATTAATTCAAATAAAACAATATATCTTTTAAAAAAGCCAAAAGTTCTTTTTTGTTTGAAGCAAGAATTCTAACAATTGGTTCTTTACCTATATCTCCTGGATCGGCAATAAAGTTTATATTTGTTTGTGAATTTTCTCTAAAAACCTTAGCTACTCCCCAAACTAAAGTAGAGCCCTCTTGCTCTTTAACCTCTTTTGGCTCATCTTTCCTATTAAACCAAAAAATTGTATGACCAGATTTTTCAATAGCCTCTAAAATATTCTGGTTATAACGGATATTAATTGCCCACCTTAAGCTAGAATCAAATTTTAAAGCAGTTAAAACAACATTTGCCATATGAGAAGACGCTCCAAAAATTATTTCACCAAAAATAAGTTCTCCTGTATTCTTAACTGAAATCCTTCCATCAAATCCCAACACGTGTTGCTTATCTTCAGCAAATGGCAACGCACAGACTATATTTGTTCTTACCTCAGGGATAAGTTTGGGGAAACCTTTTAATTTCTGCAACTCTAAACGAAGAGCTCTAAAGTCTTCTATAAGTTCTTGTTTGGCTTGTTCTCTAAGCCAAGAGGCTAAATGGTTTACAGGACCGTGTCCTTGACCTAAAGAATAGGCTCCAGCCAAAGCAGTTAACAAAAATTTTCTCCCCAGTTCTACACTCTGTTTTAAAGTAAATCCATGTCCTAAAAATGTACTAATAGCTGCAGATAAAGTACATCCTGTTCCATGATTATTTTTAGTTTCTATTTTACGAGATTTAAACTCAAACACTTCTCCTGAAGATAATGCCAATCTATCACAAATAATCTTGTCTTCTAAATGCCCTCCTTTTAATAAAACAGCTTTTGCTCCTAAATCAAAAAATTTTTCAAAAATATAATCATAATCTTTTTCTCCCCTAAGAGGAATCCCAGTAAATAGCTCTGCTTCTGGAATATTGGGAGTTATAATAGTAGCTAAAGGGAAAAGATATTTTTTAAAGCTAAAAATTGCACTTTCTTCTAAAAGTTTATGTCCACTTTGACTAACACAAACAGGATCAACCACTAAATTAAAATTATTCTTTTTTAATACAGAAGAAATACCTTCAATAATATCAGCAGAAAACAACATACCTGTTTTTATACTCTGAACAGGCAAATCTTCCAAAACTACTTCTAATTGTTTTAAAACAAATTCAGTCTTTACTGGCTCTATGCCAAAAACTCCACAAGTATTTTGGGCAGTTAAGGCTGTAATAACACTTGCTCCATATCCTCCACACAGAGTAATAGTTTTAAGATCAGCTTGAACACCTGCCCCACCACTACAATCAGAACCAGCAATAGTTAAAATAACTGGAATATTCATACTAAAATATCTCTTTTTCTTTATCTATTTTTTATTCAACTTTGCTTCTATTTTAGCCCAAGAATCCCTTAAAGTAACAGTTCTATTTACAATCATTTGGGTTGGTGTAGAATCTTTATCCACACAAAAATAACCAATTCTTTCAAACTGGAAGTGATCTCCTACTTTTAACTCAAACAAAGCAGGTTCAACAAGAGCCTTTACAACCTTTAAACTTTCAGGATTAAGTAATTCTTTAAAAGATTTACCTTTTTTTTCCTCTAAACCTGGATTTTCTACTCTAAATAAACGATCATACAATCTAACGATAATTTGTCTAGCATGCCGAGCAGATACCCAATGAATGGTTCCCTTTACCTTTCTCCCATCAGGAGAAAAGCCTCCTTTTGTAGCAGGATCATAAGTACAATGAAGCTCAACTACCTCACCATTTTCATCTTTAATAACTTCCTGGCAAGTAATATAATAGGCATACCGCAACCTTACTTCTTTGCCAGGAGCTAAACGAAAAAATTTTCTAGGAGGATTTTCTCTAAAATCACTCCTTTCAATATATATTACTCGACTAAAAGGAACTTTCCTTGTTCCTGCAGATTCATCTTCTGGATTATTAATTGCTTCTAATTCCTCTTCTTTATCTTCTGGATAATTAGTAATAACCACCTTAAGAGGATCTAGCACGCCCATAAATCTTAAAGCTTTTTTGTTTAGATCTTCTCGTACACAGTGCTCTAGCAAAGCATAATCCACTACACTATCACTTTTGGCTATTCCAATACGTTCACAAAAATCGCGAATAGAATCAGGAGTGAATCCCCTTCTACGCATACCAGAAATAGTAGGCATTCTAGGGTCATCCCAACCATCAACTATATTTTCCTGCACTAGCAAGTTTAATTTTCTCTTACTCATAATGGTGTAACTAAGATTTAAACGGGCAAACTCTATTTGCCTAGGTCTAGCAGGCGTATTTAATACTTCCAAAAACCAATCATATAGAGGTCTATGATCTTCAAACTCTAAGGTACAGAGAGAATGGGTAATACCTTCAATTGCATCTGACAAACAATGAGCAAAATCATAAGTTGGATAAATACACCATTTCTCTCCAGTGCGATGATGGGGAACTTTTTTTATTCTATAAATAACAGGATCACGCATATTTAAATTTGGAGAAGACATATCAATCTTTGCTCTTAAAACGCACTCTCCTTCTTTAAATTCTCCTTTTCTCATTTTTTCAAATAAGGTTAAATTTTCTTCAACACTACGATTTCTATACGGACTTTCCTTACCTGGTTCTGTTAATGTCCCCCGATATTCTCTAATTTCTTCTGGCGAAAGATGACAAACATAAGCCTTTCCCATTTTAATAAGAGAAACAGCATATTGATAAAATTTTTCAAAATAATCTGAGGCAAAATATAAATGTTCGTTCCAATCAAAACCAAGCCAACGTACATCTTCCTTAATGGATTCAACATATTCAGGACTTTCTTTTTCTGGGTTGGTATCATCAAATCGCAAATGACACCGGCCATTATATTCTTGGGCTAAACCAAAATTAAGACAAATGGATTTAGCATGTCCAATATGCAAATATCCGTTTGGTTCTGGAGGAAATCTTGTAATAATTTTTTGATGTTTACCAGAAGCTAAATCTTGCTCAATTATTTGCCTAATAAAATTACTTTTTTTAATTTTTTCTTCCATAAAATTCTCCTTATCTTTTCCGATCTCTAAGAAAATCCAACATATATATTTTATTCTAATACCTTTATGATAGTTCCTGAACCTATTTGACTAATTTCTCTATCTTGAAATAATTCTAATTCACCTCGAAAGTTAACCCCAACAATTCTTCCCTCTATTTGCTCAGTTCCATTCCATACTAATACTTTTTTTCCACAAAAAGCTAAATATTTATTTAATTGCGCTTGAAATTCTTCTCCAGCAAACAAATCAAGTTGAGAAATAAGATCCATACAACATGACTTTAACTTTATCCAGAACAAAAAAGGGTCTTGCTCTGATACAACTTCTCTTAAATTGCCAGGCGGAAATAAACCTTCTCGTTCAAGTTCATCCATCTTAGGACAAAAATTGAGATTTAGTCCAATTCCCACTAAAAAACAGTTATATCTCTCTTCTACTAAAATTCCTCCAACTTTTTTTTCTTTCAAAATTAAATCATTAGGCCATTTTATTTTTACAGGTACATTCAGCTGATTTAATGCCTTACATAATAAAACTCCTATACCTAAAGAAATTAATCTTTCCTCCCAAGGAAAGGCCTTCCATAACCAAGAAACATAAATATTACCTTTCTTTGAAATCCACTTCCGTCTAAACTGCCCTCTTCCCTTTGTTTGCTCATAAGCAAAAACACTATCTCCTTCTTTTAATTCTCCTTCCTTAAAAAGCTTCCAACCAACATCCATTGTGGACGAACATTTATCAAATACAAATATCTTTTTTTTATTCTTAACTAAATAAATATTTTTCAAGAGTTTTAACCTTTCTCTCAATTTAATGAAAAAATTTTTTCAAAACTTCTAAATAGACAAAATAACTTTAACAAGCTTCCAGTTCTCGTATTTAATCCTTGCCAAGTCTTATAAAAATAAATACTTTTTTTAGTATGAGCAGTTATCAAAATCTCAAAATTATCTTAAAACGCATTCATGGTAAAGGGTATAAAGCATACAAAGAAATAAAAGGTAATTATCTCTTTCCTGATTTTATTCTGTTTATAGATCATGTGCAGGCCGACCCATTTGCATCTCCATCCAAAATTAGGATCAGAGTCTCACAAAAAAAAGCCCTCTTCCCTAAAAATACCTATACGCCTAAAATTAGGGCTATAGCTCTAGCTGATTACTTAACTCGAAAATTTCATGATGAAGCAAGTAAAAGTTGTTCTAAAAAAGGAACAGGGAAAAGTGGATTAATTTTAATAGATAAATGTGGTCAAGAAGTTTTAGAAAGATCTAGCTGTAAAATTACTTCAGAATATGTAGAAGTAAGATTTTATATAGGTCTTCCAGCCAAAGGAAGAACTATATTAGGACAAGAAGCTGAATACATTTTCTATAATCTACTACCTAAATTAGTTCAAAAAACTCTACTTTATCCCAACCTAAACTCAAAAGATCTTCAAGCTCACATCACCTGTATAGAAGACCAAAGTTGGCTTCGTTCTCAACTATCTAAAAATAACCTAGTGGCATTTATTGCCAATGGAGCTATTTTACCAAGAGAAAGCGGAATCAGCGATAAACCATTACCCACTGCCATCCCTTTTATGTCTCCTCCTTCTTTGGAGGTAGAATTTAACCTACCTAATAAGGGGAAAATAAAGGGAATGGGCATTAAAAAAGGTATCACCTTAATAGTGGGAGGTGGATTTCATGGTAAATCAACCCTATTAAAAGCCTTAGAAAAAGGTGTTTACAACCATATTCCAGGTGATGGAAGAGAATTTGTTATTACAACGGAAAGTGCTGTAAAAATAAGAGCTGAAGACGGCAGAAGTATAATTAAAACAGATATTTCTCCTTTTATTTCTAACCTACCCTTTAATCAAGATACTACTAATTTTAGTACCCAAAACGCAAGTGGAAGTACATCTCAAGCCGCAAATATTATTGAAGCCATTGAAAGCAAAACTTTTCTTTTACTTTTAGATGAAGATACTTGTGCTACAAACTTTATGCTTAGAGATACAAGAATGCAAGAACTTGTAGATAAAAAATTTGAACCAATAACACCATTTTTAGATAGAATTCAAGAATTATATAAAAATTTTTCTATCTCCACTATATTAGTTTTAGGTGGGTGTGGAGATTATTTTGATGTTGCAGATACTGTTATTATGCTTAGAAACTATCAAGTAGTTGATGTGACATTAAAGGCAAAAAAAGTAGCCAAGCAAATTCCTCTTCAACGAAAGTCAGAAAAAATAGTTCCATTTACTACTATAAGACCTAAAATACCTCAAAAAAATTGTTTACAAGAGTTCAAAAAAGGGAAAGTTAAAGTAAAAGATATATATACTATCCTAATTAACAGAGAAAAATTAGATCTAACAGCTTTAGAACAATTAGTAGCAAAAGAACAAACCAATGCCATTAGTTATATATTAAAAAAACTTGCTCACCAAATTTCATCAAATCAATCCCTTATTTCTCAAATAGAAAAAATTCTAGAAAAGATAAATAAAGAAGGATTAGATATTTTAAATTTAGGGAATCAGCACCCAGGTAGTCTTGCTTTACCTAGAAAACAGGAAATATTTGCTGCTTTAAATAGGTATCGAAATCTAAAAATCAAATAATAAACATATATACTTATTTAAAAATATCTTTTTGCCAGCATTTCTCTGCAATTATCTTATATTTATTTAGCAAAATCTCTACTTCTCTAGGAACCAAAAAATTAATATTCCTTTTTGTTAAAAACTTTTTTCTAATTTCAGAAGAACTGATATAAATATTCAAACAATTTAATAAAAAAATTTTATTATCATTTTTACTCCAAGAGTAATTATCTATCCTCTTTGCTCTTAAATAGATTTCTGATGTTTCTTGAATTTGGCGAAGAGCAATTTCTTTTCTTCTAACCACTATTAAATTAGCATAATTAATGAGCATATTTCCCTGATACCACGAAGGTAAAGAAATAAAATCTATATCTCCTAAAATAAAATAAAAATCTCTATTAGAATACTCTGTTTTTAAATATTTGAGAGTTCTTACTGTATAAGAAATTCCACCTAACTTTTGTTCAAGGTCTATCACTTCTAAATTTGAAGTATTTTTAGTTGCCTCTACAAGCAACTTAAATCTTAATTCAAAAGGTAAAAGTCCTTCTCTTACTTTATGAGGAGGAATAAAAGCAGGCATAAACCACACTCGATCTAGATCAAATTGTTCTAAACACTCTATACCCAGTCTCAAATGACCAATATGAACAGGATTAAAAGATCCACCAAGAATGCCTATTTTCATTTTCTTTCTTTAAAAACTTCTAATTTTAAACATCCAAAGGAATCAAAACAGACCTTCACTGTAAAAAGAATTCCCAAAACAACTCCCAAAAAACCTGTGCTTAGAATAGCTAACATTATCATAATTTGATACTTTATTGCTATCTCAGGACTTGCTCCACCTAAAATAACTCCTGTCATCATTCCAGGTAAAGCCACTATGCCCATCGTAGCAATGGTAGCAATAAAAGGTTTTAAAGCTATTTTAACCCCTTCTCTTAAATAAGGTAAAATAGCTTCATAAGTAGAAGCACCCAATCCCAAGAGATAAAAATAACTCTTTTGATTTTCTTTAATTTGACCATATAAATAAGACAAACCAATAATATTCCCCCTTAAACAATTTCCCAAAAGCATTCCTCCTAAAATAATAAAATATCTTGCTTCAAAAATATTAGGTAGTCTTAATACGAAATGATTTAAATATAAAACTAGAAGAAAGGTAGGAATAGAAAATGCAATCAAAAGAGGAAAAAATACTTTTGATACTTTTAAAGGAGTATTTTTAACAACTGAAAAAACAGCCGTAACGATCATAACACAAAACCATACAATATTTATAAAAACATTATTCCACAAAAATAAATATTTTAAAAAAATACCAATTAAAAATAGTTGTATTGTCATCCTGACAACAGAATTAGCAATATTTTTAAAAAGACCAAATTTATACACATAATCTAAACAAAATGGTATAAAAATAAGTAAAAATACAAAAAATAAAGAAGAAAGTCCTATATCTATAGTATCCACTCTTTTTTCTCCACATCAAAAATTTTTGCTTTTAAATGTTTTTGCCACTCTATATCATGAGAAATACTTATAACGGTAATATCTTGTGTATTGAAAAAATACTCAACTACTTTTTGTTTTAATTTTACATCTAAGGAAGAAGTTACTTCATCTAAAAAAAATATTTTTCTTTTTAGTAAAACAGCAATAGCTAAGGTTAGACGCTGTTTTTCTCCTCCAGAAAGATCATCTATCTGTTTTTGAAATATATCTTCATTCAGTTCAAATAATCTTAAACAATGAATGATTTCTGTATTTTTTGGCTTTAGACATGAATTGTGTTTTAATGAAAACACAAAGTCAATAAAATGACTTACTTTTTGATTAGGAAGAGATACTCTTTG containing:
- a CDS encoding TetR/AcrR family transcriptional regulator, with translation MGKNKKQQILNTALKLFALQGYDETTTVQISKEAGVTEPLLYYHFKNKEEIFTHILKAIFSEYKEMISRLPQNTNCEFERIENLIRLHFNIAEVRPLEGRLILAHCPAKLKENNHFCAKIIEEQKELLLNYLCDCLQKGISKKEFKKVPVIETSLVLLCFINGLFRKKLFEAEENHAYEEVAISFCRNSLLNT
- the thiD gene encoding bifunctional hydroxymethylpyrimidine kinase/phosphomethylpyrimidine kinase, whose product is MNIPVILTIAGSDCSGGAGVQADLKTITLCGGYGASVITALTAQNTCGVFGIEPVKTEFVLKQLEVVLEDLPVQSIKTGMLFSADIIEGISSVLKKNNFNLVVDPVCVSQSGHKLLEESAIFSFKKYLFPLATIITPNIPEAELFTGIPLRGEKDYDYIFEKFFDLGAKAVLLKGGHLEDKIICDRLALSSGEVFEFKSRKIETKNNHGTGCTLSAAISTFLGHGFTLKQSVELGRKFLLTALAGAYSLGQGHGPVNHLASWLREQAKQELIEDFRALRLELQKLKGFPKLIPEVRTNIVCALPFAEDKQHVLGFDGRISVKNTGELIFGEIIFGASSHMANVVLTALKFDSSLRWAINIRYNQNILEAIEKSGHTIFWFNRKDEPKEVKEQEGSTLVWGVAKVFRENSQTNINFIADPGDIGKEPIVRILASNKKELLAFLKDILFYLN
- a CDS encoding glutamine--tRNA ligase/YqeY domain fusion protein, with protein sequence MEEKIKKSNFIRQIIEQDLASGKHQKIITRFPPEPNGYLHIGHAKSICLNFGLAQEYNGRCHLRFDDTNPEKESPEYVESIKEDVRWLGFDWNEHLYFASDYFEKFYQYAVSLIKMGKAYVCHLSPEEIREYRGTLTEPGKESPYRNRSVEENLTLFEKMRKGEFKEGECVLRAKIDMSSPNLNMRDPVIYRIKKVPHHRTGEKWCIYPTYDFAHCLSDAIEGITHSLCTLEFEDHRPLYDWFLEVLNTPARPRQIEFARLNLSYTIMSKRKLNLLVQENIVDGWDDPRMPTISGMRRRGFTPDSIRDFCERIGIAKSDSVVDYALLEHCVREDLNKKALRFMGVLDPLKVVITNYPEDKEEELEAINNPEDESAGTRKVPFSRVIYIERSDFRENPPRKFFRLAPGKEVRLRYAYYITCQEVIKDENGEVVELHCTYDPATKGGFSPDGRKVKGTIHWVSARHARQIIVRLYDRLFRVENPGLEEKKGKSFKELLNPESLKVVKALVEPALFELKVGDHFQFERIGYFCVDKDSTPTQMIVNRTVTLRDSWAKIEAKLNKK
- a CDS encoding biotin--[acetyl-CoA-carboxylase] ligase, coding for MKNIYLVKNKKKIFVFDKCSSTMDVGWKLFKEGELKEGDSVFAYEQTKGRGQFRRKWISKKGNIYVSWLWKAFPWEERLISLGIGVLLCKALNQLNVPVKIKWPNDLILKEKKVGGILVEERYNCFLVGIGLNLNFCPKMDELEREGLFPPGNLREVVSEQDPFLFWIKLKSCCMDLISQLDLFAGEEFQAQLNKYLAFCGKKVLVWNGTEQIEGRIVGVNFRGELELFQDREISQIGSGTIIKVLE
- a CDS encoding ABC-ATPase domain-containing protein; translation: MSSYQNLKIILKRIHGKGYKAYKEIKGNYLFPDFILFIDHVQADPFASPSKIRIRVSQKKALFPKNTYTPKIRAIALADYLTRKFHDEASKSCSKKGTGKSGLILIDKCGQEVLERSSCKITSEYVEVRFYIGLPAKGRTILGQEAEYIFYNLLPKLVQKTLLYPNLNSKDLQAHITCIEDQSWLRSQLSKNNLVAFIANGAILPRESGISDKPLPTAIPFMSPPSLEVEFNLPNKGKIKGMGIKKGITLIVGGGFHGKSTLLKALEKGVYNHIPGDGREFVITTESAVKIRAEDGRSIIKTDISPFISNLPFNQDTTNFSTQNASGSTSQAANIIEAIESKTFLLLLDEDTCATNFMLRDTRMQELVDKKFEPITPFLDRIQELYKNFSISTILVLGGCGDYFDVADTVIMLRNYQVVDVTLKAKKVAKQIPLQRKSEKIVPFTTIRPKIPQKNCLQEFKKGKVKVKDIYTILINREKLDLTALEQLVAKEQTNAISYILKKLAHQISSNQSLISQIEKILEKINKEGLDILNLGNQHPGSLALPRKQEIFAALNRYRNLKIK
- the nadD gene encoding nicotinate (nicotinamide) nucleotide adenylyltransferase is translated as MKIGILGGSFNPVHIGHLRLGIECLEQFDLDRVWFMPAFIPPHKVREGLLPFELRFKLLVEATKNTSNLEVIDLEQKLGGISYTVRTLKYLKTEYSNRDFYFILGDIDFISLPSWYQGNMLINYANLIVVRRKEIALRQIQETSEIYLRAKRIDNYSWSKNDNKIFLLNCLNIYISSSEIRKKFLTKRNINFLVPREVEILLNKYKIIAEKCWQKDIFK
- a CDS encoding ABC transporter permease, with translation MDTIDIGLSSLFFVFLLIFIPFCLDYVYKFGLFKNIANSVVRMTIQLFLIGIFLKYLFLWNNVFINIVWFCVMIVTAVFSVVKNTPLKVSKVFFPLLIAFSIPTFLLVLYLNHFVLRLPNIFEARYFIILGGMLLGNCLRGNIIGLSYLYGQIKENQKSYFYLLGLGASTYEAILPYLREGVKIALKPFIATIATMGIVALPGMMTGVILGGASPEIAIKYQIMIMLAILSTGFLGVVLGILFTVKVCFDSFGCLKLEVFKERK
- a CDS encoding ABC transporter ATP-binding protein, producing MLEFKNIDLKFKDKIIFSNFNFKVSSNEKIVLIGKSGCGKSTLFELALGFKQPDKGKIIFYGEPVTSNSIWKIRKKIAYVDQRVSLPNQKVSHFIDFVFSLKHNSCLKPKNTEIIHCLRLFELNEDIFQKQIDDLSGGEKQRLTLAIAVLLKRKIFFLDEVTSSLDVKLKQKVVEYFFNTQDITVISISHDIEWQKHLKAKIFDVEKKEWIL